The Panulirus ornatus isolate Po-2019 chromosome 32, ASM3632096v1, whole genome shotgun sequence genome includes a window with the following:
- the LOC139759065 gene encoding uncharacterized protein yields the protein MSSAPTPRSQFKTNLNKYTDAMREVVNQEMCRVFLWLYKGGTQYVGDYLQTFPGGMKYLNKDEKALLERKEPPTKMDIAFLYRLLQFTCGLAKADNSIWNDPQPSETKSIEHSLYLLKEERNRISHETQRELDDEEFDEKLENLRSLCCQIICEAGRLSQRHNEISRHINKMQAKFQDIIGITAQKFAQLAKQERQKVWKCQEEQDEIISDQGYSLPLLMNKENAPFHLTEILRCQYEDGSPPNVILIIGEAGAGKTSLSRYLEKSWLLMKDEIQDLLRCDLLIGTYCRDITTSDTVRLLMEDLLPETTAWCDPYKLMELLRGLRMIWVLDGLEEAREDAIKLIDKMLEKKLQSHTLVITSRPENGLDLQHRYTNLNIFRVNLCGVDPTEKFKTMQLSQNGHIYSEKCEQFIADFIKLDKEVKRELQNPLKMELALQDWDNIFQDQQDGFDLSRLYLRIKDAGVKSLVEKFTRRNITAREAKRKVEKWFDFLCKVAFDMTRALKMNTFINGSELKELEDKCDDLQISSSECLSTFLAHNISKSPPGCIRYSFFHSTQQYFLASLYGVSSFKASSDILSLTSKMFGISKVNNDSDEPEVKRSLVHFQEVLLHMISMLQSSLTDEGVKVLVKLLSYAIPEDIGKFKWFKVIQKGSYDKRIIKEVSEVIPKTWLISDSYVKAARSLMKYTEPYSIVIHLVKNPRESPDLLPLLQKIADLQYLVWVELYLSYHFQRLKNNSTSDEYLLVLIHEDSSCVILGFEGHLSDEGYDLLKVEKMADYCEVLKMKVKSTDSITLMCDSLRELKSLQIFQLTLALRNPSYISATLPDNVDLYLPYMDVKTTADTATLACRLSHAYKRIRVRDISVPEATKFVLRLKEKGVKVQSFVREVTDTEKGCQICLSYGSLPLPYSILDFKMYWLYWNRFIKHDAA from the exons ATGTCCAGTGCACCTACTCCAAGATCACAGTTTAAAACGAACTTGAATAAATACACAGATGCTATGAGGGAAGTAGTTAACCAAGAGATGTGCAGAGTGTTCTTGTGGCTGTACAAGGGTGGTACTCAGTATGTGGGAGATTACCTACAAACTTTTCCAGGAGGAATGAAATATCTGAATAAGGATGAAAAGGCTTTGCTGGAGAGGAAAGAACCCCCAACCAAAATGGATATTGCTTTTCTGTATCGGCTGTTACAATTTACTTGTGGCTTGGCGAAAGCAGACAACAGTATCTGGAATGACCCACAACCcagtgaaacaaaaagtattgAACATTCATTGTATTTGCTTAAGGAAGAACGGAACAGAATAAGCCACGAAACGCAAAGAGAACTGGACGATGAAGAGTTTGACGAAAAGTTAGAAAACTTGCGAAGCCTCTGTTGCCAAATTATCTGTGAAGCAGGAAGGTTATCCCAAAGACACAATGAAATTTCAAGACATATTAATAAAATGCAGGCCAAATTTCAGGATATCATAGGTATCACGGCTCAAAAGTTTGCACAACTGGCTAAACAAGAGAGGCAGAAAGTCTGGAAATGTCAGGAGGAGCAAGATGAAATAATCTCAGACCAGGGGTACTCGTTACCTCTGCTGATGAATAAAGAAAACGCCCCATTTCACCTAACGGAGATACTGAGGTGTCAGTATGAGGACGGCTCACCTCCAAACGTCATCCTTATTATTGGAGAGGCAGGCGCCGGCAAGACCTCCCTATCCCG ATACTTGGAGAAGTCATGGTTGCTGATGAAGGATGAGATCCAGGACCTACTGAGATGTGACCTTCTCATAGGGACCTACTGCCGAGACATTACTACCAGTGATACTGTACGTCTACTGATGGAAGATCTCCTGCCAGAGACCACAGCATGGTGTGACCCCTACAAGCTAATGGAACTGCTCCGAGGACTGAGGATGATATGGGTTCTTGATGGGCTAGAGGAAGCAAGAGAAGATGCAATCAAATTAATAGACAAGATGCTGGAAAAGAAACTTCAGTCTCACACTTTGGTGATAACATCCAGACCAGAGAACGGTCTTGACTTACAACATAGATACACCAACCTCAATATATTCAGAGTAAATCTTTGTGGTGTTGACCCCACTGAAAAGTTTAAGACGATGCAGCTCTCACAAAATGGACACATATATTCTGAAAAATGTGAACAGTTCATTGCAGATTTTATAAAACTCGATAAGGAAGTTAAGAGAGAACTCCAAAATCCACTGAAGATGGAGTTGGCTTTGCAAGATTGGGATAACATCTTTCAAGATCAACAGGATGGCTTTGATCTGAGTCGACTCTATTTAAGAATAAAGGATGCTGGTGTCAAATCATTAGTTGAAAAATTTACAAGGAGAAACATAACTGCCagagaagcaaaaagaaaagtTGAGAAATGGTTTGATTTCTTATGTAAAGTAGCTTTTGATATGACCCGTGCTCTGAAGATGAACACATTCATCAACGGATCTGAACTGAAAGAACTGGAGGACAAGTGTGATGATCTTCAGATATCTTCCTCTGAATGTCTTTCTACATTCCTAGCTCATAACATCAGTAAGTCACCACCGGGATGTATCAGATATTCCTTTTTTCATAGTACTCAACAGTATTTTTTGGCCTCTTTGTATGGAGTTTCCTCTTTTAAAGCAAGCAGTGATATTTTGTCACTTACAAGCAAGATGTTTGGAATTTCTAAAGTAAATAATGATTCTGATGAACCTGAGGTGAAACGATCTTTAGTCCACTTTCAGGAAGTTCTCCTTCACATGATTTCCATGCTTCAGAGCTCTTTAACAGATGAAGGTGTAAAGGTACTAGTAAAACTGTTGTCTTATGCAATCCCTGAAGATATTGGAAAATTTAAATGGTTTAAAGTGATTCAGAAAGGATCTTATGATAAAAGAATCATCAAAGAAGTTAGTGAAGTAATCCCTAAAACATGGCTAATTTCTGATTCATATGTTAAAGCTGCCAGATCCTTGATGAAGTACACAGAACCCTATAGTATTGTCATTCACTTGGTCAAAAATCCACGTGAATCACCTGATCTCCTCCCTCTGCTGCAAAAAATTGCTGACCTCCAGTACCTGGTGTGGGTTGAATTGTACTTAAGCTACCACTTCCAAAGACTGAAGAACAATAGCACTTCAGATGAATACCTGCTGGTGTTGATTCATGAGGACTCGTCTTGTGTCATTCTTGGGTTTGAAGGTCATCTCAGTGACGAAGGTTATGACTTGCTAAAGGTTGAGAAAATGGCAGATTACTGTgaagtgttgaaaatgaaagtaaaatcAACTGATTCTATAACACTCATGTGTGATTCTCTTAGAGAATTAAAAAGCCTTCAGATATTCCAACTGACGCTTGCACTAAGGAACCCTTCCTATATTTCTGCAACTCTGCCTGACAATGTAGACCTCTACCTTCCCTATATGGATGTCAAAACAACAGCAGACACAGCTACACTTGCCTGCAGATTGAGTCATGCATACAAGAGAATAAGAGTGAGGGATATATCAGTTCCTGAGGCTACAAAGTTTGTTCTTCGGCTGAAGGAAAAGGGTGTAAAAGTCCAGTCTTTTGTCCGAGAAGTGACAGACACAGAGAAAGGGTGTCAAATTTGCCTCTCATATGGTTCTTTGCCTCTCCCTTATTCAATCTTAGACTTTAAAATGTATTGGCTGTACTGGAATAGATTCATCAAGCATGATGCAGCGTGA